Below is a window of Methanobrevibacter sp. DNA.
GTTGTATTCATTTAAGGTTAGATTGTAAACTTTCCTGACACAGCCGAAATTCTTATGAAACTCTTCAATTTGTTCAGATGAAGGTTTAAGTCTAACCTTAATAGCCATTACTCGTTTATCCATTATACATCCACCACATTTTTTGAATTAAAACTATAATGGTTCTTCAATTTTAACATACAAAAATTAAAAACTCACTAATATTAAATATAACAACTTCCCCATATATAAAGAAATAGTAAGAGAGCATATGAAAAGTATTAATTTAATATGAAAATCCAAAAGTAATAGTGAATATAATAATCCCCCTAAATACCTTATAAAAAAAAGCTTATTTTAAAAAATAACTAATTATATAGACAATTAACAAAAGTACACCCAACTTTTCGATTCATCCCCGACTTGCAGAAGTCGAGGTATTCTCGAATTTTAAAGATAAAAGAAGCAATGCTAAAAAGTTACTGGCATTAAAAATCAGACAGACAATAAAACCTATGAAATATGATACGATTCCAACTATTAACGGAACGAACCTGTCTTCCCTGTTGGAAATGTCATTGTCTGTGTTGATTTTTTTAGCCCAAAATACAATTATCGCCATCGGAAGAAGAGATGCGAAAATTAGGGAGATCAACTCATTGATATGAATTTGGTAAAGTTAAAATCCCCGTTTTCAAATGACAAAACCGCACAGATTATCAAAAATAACGGGATTGTAATAATCGGAGGGTTTGTCAGTACAGAAATTGATTTGGCTAATTTATATTTGTTCATTGTATAATATTTTAATATTTTCAGTTAATAATCTATCGGTTTTAATATCAAATCAGCAACGAAATCAGTAATTCTGTTGAGGAATTTTGTGATAATGTCGGCAGACAGGATTAGTGTTACGACAAATACAAATGCCAGGTTTGCAATTAATGTAATAATATCATTTGCAACATATAATTTCACGTTCATGTCCATGAAATATATTAAAATGAACATATGCAGCATATATATCGCCATTGAATTTCTTCCGAATTTTGTTAAAATTGATTCTTTGTTGGTCATGGCCCTGTTTAAAAGCAATACCATAGCCATTTCAATAAGTATCACTGCAACTCTTTTAATCATTTCAAACAATATATTTCCTGCATATGGGGTTTTGAATAACATGACCCTGACGTCCAGCAGATCAATTGCAATCAATATTAAAACAAGACCCAGTACAAATATGATTTTAAAGTGTTTTTCATAATAATTGATTAATTTTGGCTGGATTTCAGTGAGTTTTTCCTTATATGAGTTATAATAGAATCCCATGAGGAATATAGGGAAATATGCAAAGAGTCTTGTCAGTCCCAAAATGTTTGGATGTATGTCTATTATTCCAAAAAACACGGCACAGATAAATGCGGTTAAAAGAGGGTATCTGAATTTGTCAAAGAGAGGAAGCATTACCTTCATGAAAAACAATGCAACTAAAAACCATAAGCCCACTGATGTCTGAATGAATATCATGCTAATATCAATTTTGCCCGTTAGCATAAACCTGAACAGCTTGAGCACGATTGTAAATATTATATATGGGATTAATAGTCTTTTGAAGCTTTTAGCGTATTGGTCTGAAGATGTTTTTGAAAAATATCCGGAAACGAAAAAGAATAATGGAAGGGCGGTTATATAAAGTATTTTATGCCCCAACATCGGAAACATCTCGGAAGTGTTCAGATGCCAGCAAACTATCATAAGTATTGCCAGCCCCTTTAAGTTGTCAAATCTGTGAATCCTTTCATGAGTCATATTATTATATATAATAGGTCATATGTATTATACATTTTGACACTTCACCTAAACCGTTGCAGATGCAATAGTTGTCAATGCAACAGTTTATATATGAGGACATCTTAATATTAAAACTATGAAATCATTAGTAGTTTATTATTCAAGAACCAACATTACAAAAAAGCTGGCTGAAGACATTGCAGCCAAAACTGGTTCCGACATTGACGAGATTATCCCTGTTTGAAACGTGTCTTTTGGAGATAATTATTCAAAACTTTTAAAAATCGTTGAATGTTTTCTAAAAAGTGTTTTCTGTGCAAAAAAAAGAAGGTAATTGGCTTATTTACCAATTACTTGTTCGATTAATTTTTCATTTGGAGCTTCAATTTGAATTACTTTACCATCATCAGGGTAAATATAAACACATCTTCCATCGTCTTTTTGTTCAAAGAGACCTGATTTGTTTGAAATGTTTTTCATTACAGTGTTTCCTTGAGGGACTAAATCAATAGATTTTGATGGAACGATGTCAGTTATAGTGATGTTGTCAGTACCATTTTCTGTAACAACAACTGAATATTCACAAGGTACTCCAAAAAATGTGCCGTTCAGGTTGTTTTGAACTAAATCTTTGTTAATTGTAAACCCTTCAGGATTGTTAACTGAAGTAGCACAAACCATACCTATTGTACAAAGTGCAATAAATAATAATTTGAAGTGTGCAAAAACATCATGTCGCACCTGAAAAACATTTAAATATTAACTATGTTTGAAATTAAATTTGAAAAATACATCATGTTTGAAACGTATCTTTAAACGCAATTATCAAAACATAAAGACTTAAAAATAAGTATTAAAATAGTTATTAATAATGTTGCAATTCTCCACAGCTTATATGCCCGTGGCATTTGCATTAAAAATAAAACAATTATCATAAAATCGGGAGGGGTTAAATTTTGTTTAATAAAAGATATTTAGTATTAATTTTAATAATTCTGTCTTTATTTTGCCTAATTGCATCAGTCAGTGCTGAAAATAGCAATTTAGATGACAATACGAACAGCAGCATTGCAAATGAATCCGGTTTACAACCTTCTATTGCAGAAGAAATTAATCAAAGTGTTAATGATTCTTCAGATAATGCATCATCCACAAATCAGAACACTGCTGAGAAATCCAAAGCAGTCGTTAAAAAAGCTCCTAAAGTATGGATAAATAAGATGACTGTTAAATCAGACAAGAAACTGGTTATAAAACTTAAATCCGACAAGAAAGGAACAATCTATTATTCAACCAACGGCAAAAAGCCAACTGTTCACAGCAAAAAATATACGGGATCTATTACTTTAGCGTCAAATAAGGTTTTGAAGTTTTTTGCCGTATCAAAGGACGGAAGCAAGTCAAAAGTTCAAACATATAAAAGAATTTTGGGAAAAACTTCAAAGGGATATGTTGAAAAGCTCTACTTCGGCGATCTCTCTTCAACAAAAACAATTGCATTGATTGTTGGAGTTCATGTTCAAGAAAGCGGAATGCACAAGGCAATTTATAAAAGCCTGGTTAAGAAAACCAGCAAATTAAAAAGAAAATACGTGCTTTACTACATTCATGTCACCAAAGACAAGAACAGCTATTCTAAAAGCAGAATGCATGGTCAGATACTGGGAAACAAATACATAATAAAGGACATAGCTAGGGAAAAACCTCAAATAACAACAGATATCCATGAAACAAACTACAAGCTTAGCGGATACAAATATCCCCGTTTCATCCACATGATTTCAAACAAGAACATAAAAAGTGTCAAGATAACTAAAAGTCTTCATAAGAAATCTTCTCTTTATTTAAAAAGACTGCTTAAACTGGCACCGCATATCAAAAGATTTGATCCCCAGTTAGGTTCCAGTCCTGCCTACATTACAGTACCTATTGCCAATAATGGTTTGGTTTCCTATATCTATGAAACAGAACTTTCCTATTCACAAAAGGTTAAGCAGAATTATGCAGACAAATATATTAAAGCTTTGGATAAAGTCAGTTTATCCTTTTAGCTTTAATTTTTATTTTTTTCAATAAAATACAAAAACACTATAATCTACAGGAAAGCAAATATTTCGGGAGGAATGCAAATAATATTGTCATTAATTACAATATCTGACGTAGTATTTGAAATTATTACTCCTTGTGGGGAATTGTATTTTTTAATGGCTCGTTTGATTTGACTTTTATTTTTATTTCCACAACTAACTTCGAATGGAATAGGTTTTTCAAGTCCCCTTTGAACGATAAAATCAACATTTTTATCACTGCTTTTTTTCTTGCTGTCATCATAATATGTTTTATAGGATATGCTGCTTTGATTATCCAAATTATTTAAACTTGAAGCCACATAATTTTCAAGCAGTTTACCGAAATATGCTGTTTGATCTTCAAGTACAGCAGTGCCCATATTTAAAGCAAGATTATGTTTTATGCTGGGGGTTGCAAAAAAATATTCATGAGGTTTTGTTGTTCTTTTAATTGAGGAAGTAAAAGCTTCAATATGAAATATCAATTGTGTTTTTTCTAAAATATTCAATACTTTTGTGACTAATGGCTTTTTTGCATCAAAAAGATTTGAAAGAGAACCTATTGATACTTCACCGGGATTTTGAAAAGCAAAATAATTCAAAATCTGAAATGCAAGATCATGTGTATTTGTATTTATTCCTTCGATATTGTTCATATCTGTAGTCACGACTTTTTCTACCATGTTTACAATTTTTTTTGTTATTTCATGATTGTCCTGGTAAAATGATGATGGAAAACCTCCATATTGTAAGAAATTCTTCCATTCGGATACATTAAAGTTATTGAAATTTGAATAGATATACATTATTTGCCTTTCTATTTCTGCACTGTTATCTGTTTGGCCGTTGAAAATCATTTGAATTATAGAATCTGAAATATCATTTTTAAAATTTCCATATTTTAATTTTAAATGTTGTGAATATGTTAACGGATATATCGGAATATTTAATAATCTTCGTGCGGCATCAGGATTATTGGAAAGTTTTAATGCAGATGACCCACTGAATATCATGAAAATATTTTTGGAAGCATCAAAAATTAATTTTCCATTAAATGCCCATTTTTTATCATATTGGGCCTCATCAATTAAAATAAATACGGGTTGTGATAATGTTTCAATGATTGAATTATGAAATGTTTCACAATAATAATTGACAACATCAAAAATATCCGCATCTCCAGTTCTTTTTAACTGGTCGCAAGAGAAATACAAAATATTTTGAGAACTGATGTTTTTTTCTTTTAGAAGATACTCATATGCCTGAAACAATAAAGTAGTTTTTCCAACATCACGCAATCCAGGTAAAACAAGAAATCTGTTTATATTTTCTTCATCCAAGAAGTTATCAACATACCTAATAATATTATCATAATCTGAGCGCTTATTAAATTTTTTATTTTTATGGGTAAGTTCCGGGTCCAATCTCATCGGCATTGTTAAGATTTGATTTCTAATATATGTTTTTTGGATTTCATTCATTATCCTCACCCCCTAACTATTATTATATATCATCATAGTTATATATAAAGACTAGTATTTTTAATCATCATAGTTATATATAAAGACTAGTATTTTAAATATTAATAGTTATAAAATTTTCCAACTATAATCCTACTATCAATTAACCATTAAATGAATTAAAAATGATATTTGATAAAATATTGCTGGGAAAACCTGCTCCATATTTCCTAGAAAATCAATCCTAAAAAAATTTTTAAAGGAAGAAAAATAGAAGTTTAATAATAAAAATACATAGAGTATAAAACATATATTTGAATTTAATTTGGTGATTACTATGGCTAATATTGTGTTTAAAGACTGTGAATACCGTTTCACAGAAGATGACAAACTGTACTGTAAAAATAAAGAGGCTCCTGAAAACGGATGTGATAACTGTAAGGAAAATGTTCATTTGAACTGTCAAAACTATGTTCCACGAAAGGACATGTGTTTACAATTCTTCCAGGCAGGAATATCAGAAGTTTCACAGTACGATACCTGTGCAGAAAAAGTTGTATTCAATGATAAAGAACTTCAACGCAAGTGGAGCAATTAAACTCCACTATAATTTTAATTTGAACTTCCTATTCTTACACCTAATGCAAGTTCAATTTTATCATATTTATATTAATAAAATCACTAAGACTTAAAAAATACAATTCTAATGATTAAACACCATAAACACTTCATCACTTCCATAATTCCTTTAAACGTATCTTTTGTAAACGCAAATACACAAAAAACTTAAATCAATATCTGACGAAAATAATAATAGGAGAGAATATGGACAATATTTTTAATTTTGAAGGAATAGAAATTAATCAGGAGTTATTAAAAAGAACAAATCCCATATTTACCACTGCAAAGATGACTCTTTTTCAGCTGGCGGCAGCAGGTCATGATGACGCCAAAACCTTAGCCGAAAAGCTGAATCTTACCCAGAAAGATACGCAGAACAGTGCGACCGTTAATGTGGATAAGGATGATCTTTTTGTCAACAGTATCATTATGGATGTAAGATATTTTACCAATGGAAAACTCGCCAGGCAGTCCGGTTTAACTGTCTTTGACCTGCCATGCGGTTTCACACCAAGAGCCATTGAATTTGCAAAAAGCGGCAGGAAATATGTCGGGATGGATTTACCTGCAACAATCAATGAAGTTGAACCTGCCGTAATGTCACTTTTAGATGAAGAGCAAAAAAAGCTTGTAAGTTTTGAAGGCGTTGATGCAACCAATTATCACTCCCTTAAATCTGCATTTGACAAGATTGACGGCGAGGTATGCATAACAACCGAAGGACTCATGATGTATCTTACTGACCGTGAGATGGACGCCATGTGCGATAACATCAAAAGGATTCTTAAAGAGCATGGAGGATACTGGATTACCCTTGATCCTGAGATATCTTTTCTCTATGTTTTGATAGTGAAAGCTTTCTATGGAGACAGAACAAGAGAGAAAATGTATGAGGCAAAGTATAGAATACAAGATAAATCCGATGTAACTGTCGTAGACAATACAATAACCATCAGTTTAAGAGGAAATGTTCAGGAAAATATTAAAAATGCCCTGAATTACATTAAATCAAAAGGATTTAAACTGGAGAGACTTCCCTATGCAGACCACATACCTGAGTTTAAAAGTCTGGAGAATATTGACCCTGAGATTGCAGAACATATCAAGGAAGGATTAAAGAGAGTATGCATTTGGAAAATCAGTGTTGACGAATCAGAAAATGTTGATATATCTGATAGCGAAACAGAATCATTTAATGCGGATGCGTCAGTTGACTGTGACAGGCTTAATTTAGCTTTGTCTGGAAATTTGGATTCATTAAGTGCACCTGAACTTCTTGCAAATTATGAAAAAATTAAGAAGGATTACTCCCTTAAAAGCGTGTTAATTGATTGCTCTAAACTGGGATATGTATCCTCTGCAGGTCTGCGAGTTCTTCTTATGATGCAGGACGACTGTGATGATGGCATTATAATGGAGTCATGCAATGAAAGTGTTATTGAAGTCGTATCAGATACTGATATCCAAGTGATTTAGAAATCCTTATTCATAATCCTTGCAGTATCCTCCATTGGATATGTTATGGCCCAGATTGCAGTAATACTCAACATATCCGCCCATATCAAAATCACCTATAATTCCTCCGCCACTGTCCAAATATTCTTCACGGTAATGAATGCAATTAAAACTGCAATATCCCCCATGAGCAGGATGAGTGTTTACTGTTGTTTTACTTCTCATCTCTTTTTCTTTAGCTTTTCTGGCATTTTCTTCAGCAATTCTTTTGTCTTTTTTGATTTTATATTCCTTCATCAGCTGATTTACCCTGGATTCAACATCTTCAGATTTAATCTTGCCGGAGTTTATTTCCTGTTCAATTTGTTGTCTGATTAAATCACCTGCATCATAACCTAAACCGTTTCTGTGCAATTCTTCACTAAAAGATACCTTGAACAATATTTTTCCGCCAACCACTCTTTTAAGTTCCTTTCTGGCTTTCTCTTTTTCATTATTGTAGAGCTCTGATTTAACTGAATTGAAAATCTGTTTTGTGTGAGATTTTTCGATTTTTACACCGCAGTTAATGCAATAATTATAATCTTTTTCTAATTTAGCCCCGCAGTTAGTACAAAAATTGCCCATATTATCCCCTTCAAGTTAGTCTTCTTAAACAGATTTCAGTCAAAAAACTTATTTATATATTTCTAATTTTTACAATACTTATCAAAATCCCACCTGATTTTGTTAAAACATCACCAAAAAAAACAGGTATAACCAAAAATAAGAAAATGTTGAATTAAGAGCGCCCTCTTTAAAAAAAATAAACATCAGCAAACCCTAGCGTTAATGTCAAAAGCAATATCCTAAAATGAAAAAAGAAATAACTATTTTTTAATTTAACCCTCACATTAACGATACTTGAAACCTGAGCACATGAATATCAAATATTTGAAATTTGCTTTTGAAAAGTAGTTGATATATATGCATAATTATAAAGTAACTTGATTTATATGATGCTTGGCGTTAATGTAAAATTACGCTTATTAAAATTATAGTTTGAGAATTTGATTTAATTTAATTTAATGAAAAAATAATTTAAAAAAAGATAAAAAAGTAGAAGAAATGTTTTAATTTCTTCTATTTGATTGTTACTTTAATTTTTTTGGATGCAGATTTATAGGTATTGTCACCGGCAAACTTGATTACTGCAGTGAAGATACCTTTTTTAGTTATTTTAAGGCTGAAAGTAGCTTTACCTTCAGCATTTGTTTTTGCAGTATATGTTTTACCGTTTATTTTTAAGGTAATCTTTTTACCTGCTGCAAGGTATGTTTTACCGTCAATGGATGCTCCTTTAATTGTTTTTAAAGTAACTGTGTATTTTTTGGTTTTTGCTTTAACTTTGAAAGTCTTTGCGTTAGCAGCTATTGAAGTAGTTTTCTTGTTGACAGTTACTTTAAACACTTTCATGGAAGCGTTGTAGTTTTCATCATCTAAAAATACTGCTACAAATGTGTATAATCCTGCATTTTTGAGGTTAATCTGGACATTTGCATAACCATTAGCATCAGTTGTTCTCTTTAATGTTACACCATTATAGCCAATATAAACGGTTTTATTTGCTAATGATTTACCATTTACATCTGTAAGCTGTACTGTGAAGTTTTTACCTCTTTCACCGACATAATAGTCACATGCATACTGTGTGAAGTCCTCACCTACAATAACTGTAGACTGTCTTTGAAGAGTCATTTTAACTGTAATGTTGCAAGCAAGATAGACATTATTTCCTTCATAATTGGCAGCGATTTCAGCTCCAGGCTCAGCAATGATCACAAATGAACCATTAGCATCACTGACAGTAGAATTTGAAACTCCGTTTACAGAGTATGAGATATTTGCTTCGGAAATCGGATTTCCGTTTTCATCGCTTAAAATCAGTGAAACATTATTTTTAACAATGACAACCTCAGCAAATTTAGAAGCTATTTTACTGACAGTTACAGTAATGTTTTTGCTTACTGGAGCATATTTATCATCACCAACAGTCAAAGTAATAACAGAAGTACCTTCGTTCAAACCAGTAACAATACCATTATCAACACGGACAACCGCAGGATTGCTGGAAGTATAATTAACAGTTAAATTTTCAGGAACAACAACAGCATCAAGCTCATAAACCTCATCAATAACAATAAAGACAGTATCATTCAAAACACTAATACTAGCATCTCTCAAACTAACAGTAACCCTGATTGTTTTATTTTGAGCTGCAGTATAATTGTCATTACCGGCAAATGAAACAGTAACGGTAGCATTACCTTTACTTAATGCTGTGATTAAACCATCACCGGATACTTTAACAACACTTTCATTATTAGAAGAATATGTCAGATTACCTGCGCCTGCAGGAGTTAAATTAGCCAAAACAGCAAACTCATCAATTACCTTTAAATCGAGTGTTTCAATAGCTAAAGTGATTTCAGTGGATAATTTATTTACTGTAATGTTGACTTCTTTAGTTACCGGATTATGAATATTGTCAGCTATTGTTGTTACAGACAATGTATGATTTCCTGCCTTTAAACCTGAAATCTGAATAGTGAAATTATTAATCACATCAACATTAACACCATCTATGCTTGCTGTGATTTCTGTAGCTCCGGTAGTTGTTACAGTAACATTTCTTGAATCGCCATAATCCAAAACAATATTATCAAGAATTATTGTTGAATCCTCTTTATAGATGGTTATAGTACCATTGCTGACATTAACATTGTCCAATCCGGCATATGATGCATTGACTTCATATTTACCGTAGTCATCAAATGTATGTTCCGCCCACCAGGTACCATTAGCACCATAGGTCGCATCGATTTCTGTACCGTTTGGTAAGACAAATAATAATTTGCCGGGCATAACTTCACTGTAAATATTGGATTTTGCAGTGATGTTTACAGTCCGGTTGTTGGTTGTCTTGGAAGTGACATTCACATTAAGGTTGTTTGAGATTGTTTTTTCAGATTCAGTGTAGTATGAATCTGCCTCATGGCGAACGAAGATGTAATAATTATCACTATCATTTATGTTCAAAACAATCTTACCTTCCTTATCTGTGACATTAACTCCATTTAAAATCGGAACACCATTAACAACACCACCCACAGTAATGTTTATACCGGCTTGTCTATTGGATCTTGATGGAACTGTAGGGGAACTGCCTGTGTTTGCAATTCCATTGGCGCCCCAATAGGTCACATTGGTAAATGTAACTTCATCCTCTCTAGAATATATTGCATTTAAAAGGTTATTCTGACCTGTGAAAGCAATTGTAATATTATTACCATACTTAGTTATTTCTAAAGCTTCTGCATCTGCCCTATTGTTTAAGAAACAAGAATGAGAAACATTTTTGTTGGTTGATGCAGTCCTGAAGTAAATTGCAGAACCAACAGTTGCATTATTACGGGTGAAATTACAATATGTCAATTTCCCATTATTCAAGAAGTAAACTGCACCACCAAAACCGTAATCTCCAGTTGCTGTGTTATCAACGAAATTACAATTTTCAACACTGCCAGAATGCATCCTTATAGCACCACCCTCATCGGTTACAGAGTTATTGACGAAATTACAGTTTCCAACACTACCAGAATATATGTAGACAGCACCACCATTACTAGCGGAGTTATTAGCAAAAGAACAGTTTGTCACTTCGCCATTATTCAAGAAGTAAACTGCACCACCATAAGCATTATCTCCAGTTGCAGTATTATTAACAAAATTACAATCTGACACAATACCTGCATCATCGAAGTAAACTGCACCTCCGCCGGTTGAGTTACCATTTATAAAAGTAATGTTTTCTAAAACAACATCAGTGCACATGACCTGGAAGATGCGAGCCTGACCCTTAGCGTCAATGGTGTAGCCATTACCATTGATTGTAACAGACCTGTCAATCACAATACCATCTACAAAAGCAGAATCATAATCTGAATCAAAGTAAAAATCATTAGTTAAATTAATAACGGCATCACTATTGGAATTGAGTGTATAATTCAAAAACCAAAATGTATGCTCAGGAGCGGTAACTTCTATGGTTCCTTTATTGACAACAACATTATCCAATCCAGGGAATGCTGCATTGACTTCATAATCACCGTAGTCATCAAAAGTATGCACTGCCCACCATGTACCGTTATCACCATAGGTCGCATTGATTTCGGTACCGTTTGGTAAGACAAATAATAATTTACCATCCCACAAGAGATTTTTCGGAATGTTGGATTTTGCAGTGATATTCGCAGTTTTGCTGTTGGTTGTAACTGAAGTTACATTTACATAAAACTGAACAACAGGCATTATTATTTCCATATTCCTGATAACCGGTTCTGAACCTTTATATTCAGTTCTGAAAACTGCATAATAAGATCCGACCGGCAGGTCC
It encodes the following:
- a CDS encoding Ig-like domain repeat protein, with translation MKYKKIMFTLVLAVFIFSVASVCASDMDDTVIASEEDSTIELSQSDTDKMLSSEDDELIGQTENVEIISEGNSGTFAELQANITAAKQGSTLTLNKNYEWESGFDIEGIIINKSITIDGNGFKIDAKEKSRIFKITADNVILENIIFTNGKTTGNGSAVFFEKSGIVVNCNFSNIFNDGGSVFFVGKGEVTNCNFFDNYASYGAAVYFSDLGTLAHCNFTDNTATKDGGAVYFQNEGVVRNCNFITSTSKNNGGAVFFEKSGTLSDCNFTDSTASNTGGAVYFSSDGELTNCSFVNNTATGDYSCGGAVYFSSDGELTNCSFVNNTAKMGNAIYINSNHCTVCDCDFTNNHITKGAIHSVTGDITLSNNVLDADDVAQGRNFTEIQKLIDGANDGDEITIDGLYSGFGIPIRITKSLTLIGQNNATLDAKKLSKILYITANNVIIKNIQFTNGYSENEGTVYFYSTGTVENCNFTNNEVAGEKGSGGAIYFNGVGNVINSIFTDNRATRNGGAVYVEAQSINNNFSSQFYNNYAGQSGGAIFFHNLVQNNSFDCIFKDNYAGYGGGIFFSKNANTNSFSSDFINNTAKSCGGAMFFYSTTDKNEFNGRFINNSALGQIDPANGNGGAITFKNVSANSIFNCDFINNAASLNGGAVNYRETPKNIIFNTNFINNAAKRGGGVNFFETFEDVIFNGEFIENSAENGGALAAGYGTVENISFNNNHANNGGAVYLAGSGSTVNCNFTNNSATHNGGAVYISERGNVVNCSFADNSAGHDGGAVYSKFGTVDNCNFTGNDASNNGGAVSLSYPSNVANCHFDDNSAKNGGALYFLNDNDNVINCSFVANEAASRGGAVFFMTNRLVNATNCYFEGNSAPEGGAIFCYSWAVTADSCIFKNDSDTTNNTLILSPNLEVYDFYSVYGSGEKLTFNLTTNRGMAITNGIISMTIYFNDNQRAVAKYTCLSGEGWTVDLPVGSYYAVFRTEYKGSEPVIRNMEIIMPVVQFYVNVTSVTTNSKTANITAKSNIPKNLLWDGKLLFVLPNGTEINATYGDNGTWWAVHTFDDYGDYEVNAAFPGLDNVVVNKGTIEVTAPEHTFWFLNYTLNSNSDAVINLTNDFYFDSDYDSAFVDGIVIDRSVTINGNGYTIDAKGQARIFQVMCTDVVLENITFINGNSTGGGAVYFDDAGIVSDCNFVNNTATGDNAYGGAVYFLNNGEVTNCSFANNSASNGGAVYIYSGSVGNCNFVNNSVTDEGGAIRMHSGSVENCNFVDNTATGDYGFGGAVYFLNNGKLTYCNFTRNNATVGSAIYFRTASTNKNVSHSCFLNNRADAEALEITKYGNNITIAFTGQNNLLNAIYSREDEVTFTNVTYWGANGIANTGSSPTVPSRSNRQAGINITVGGVVNGVPILNGVNVTDKEGKIVLNINDSDNYYIFVRHEADSYYTESEKTISNNLNVNVTSKTTNNRTVNITAKSNIYSEVMPGKLLFVLPNGTEIDATYGANGTWWAEHTFDDYGKYEVNASYAGLDNVNVSNGTITIYKEDSTIILDNIVLDYGDSRNVTVTTTGATEITASIDGVNVDVINNFTIQISGLKAGNHTLSVTTIADNIHNPVTKEVNITVNKLSTEITLAIETLDLKVIDEFAVLANLTPAGAGNLTYSSNNESVVKVSGDGLITALSKGNATVTVSFAGNDNYTAAQNKTIRVTVSLRDASISVLNDTVFIVIDEVYELDAVVVPENLTVNYTSSNPAVVRVDNGIVTGLNEGTSVITLTVGDDKYAPVSKNITVTVSKIASKFAEVVIVKNNVSLILSDENGNPISEANISYSVNGVSNSTVSDANGSFVIIAEPGAEIAANYEGNNVYLACNITVKMTLQRQSTVIVGEDFTQYACDYYVGERGKNFTVQLTDVNGKSLANKTVYIGYNGVTLKRTTDANGYANVQINLKNAGLYTFVAVFLDDENYNASMKVFKVTVNKKTTSIAANAKTFKVKAKTKKYTVTLKTIKGASIDGKTYLAAGKKITLKINGKTYTAKTNAEGKATFSLKITKKGIFTAVIKFAGDNTYKSASKKIKVTIK